One segment of Pantoea sp. Lij88 DNA contains the following:
- the sstT gene encoding serine/threonine transporter SstT produces the protein MQKTLSARLGTLLAGSLVKQIMIGLIAGVALAWISHDAALAVGLLGELFVSALKAVAPLLVLMLVIASIANHQQGQKTNIRPIIMLYLLSTFFAAVVAVVFSHLMPQTLTLAVGSTEIVPPSGITEVLRGLLMSMVSNPITALMQANYIGILVWAIGLGLAFRHSSDTTRAFLNDASEAVTWLVRCVIRCAPIGIFGLVASILASTGFGALWQYAHLLALLLGCMVLMALVVNPMLVFQKIRRNPYPLVFTCLRESGVTAFFTRSSAANIPVNMALAKRLNLDEDTYSVSIPLGATISMAGASITITVLTLAAVHTLGISIDVPTAILLSLVASLCACGASGVAGGSLLLIPVACNMFGIPNDLAMQVVAVGFIIGVLQDSAETALNSSTDILFTAAVCQAEAERETSRA, from the coding sequence ATGCAGAAAACTCTCTCCGCACGTCTGGGCACGCTGCTCGCCGGAAGCCTGGTGAAGCAAATCATGATTGGGCTGATCGCCGGTGTGGCGCTCGCCTGGATTTCACACGATGCCGCGCTGGCAGTCGGTCTGCTGGGTGAACTGTTTGTCAGTGCGCTGAAAGCGGTCGCGCCGTTACTGGTACTGATGCTGGTGATCGCCTCGATAGCCAACCACCAGCAGGGCCAGAAAACCAATATCCGGCCGATTATCATGCTTTATCTCCTGAGCACCTTTTTCGCGGCGGTTGTCGCGGTGGTCTTCAGCCATCTGATGCCGCAGACGCTGACGCTGGCCGTGGGCAGCACGGAAATCGTTCCCCCTTCCGGCATTACCGAGGTGTTACGTGGACTGCTGATGAGCATGGTGTCGAATCCGATCACGGCCCTGATGCAGGCTAACTACATCGGCATTCTGGTGTGGGCCATTGGCCTCGGGCTGGCGTTCCGTCACAGCAGTGACACTACCCGCGCCTTCCTCAATGATGCCTCTGAGGCGGTGACCTGGCTGGTACGCTGCGTCATCCGCTGCGCACCCATCGGTATTTTTGGTCTGGTGGCGTCGATTCTGGCTTCAACCGGCTTTGGCGCGCTGTGGCAATATGCGCATCTGCTGGCGCTGCTGCTGGGCTGTATGGTGCTGATGGCGCTGGTAGTGAACCCGATGCTGGTGTTCCAGAAAATCCGCCGTAACCCTTATCCGCTGGTCTTTACCTGCCTGCGTGAAAGCGGCGTGACGGCCTTCTTTACCCGCAGTTCTGCCGCCAACATTCCGGTGAATATGGCGCTGGCGAAACGTCTGAATCTGGATGAGGATACCTATTCGGTGTCGATTCCACTGGGCGCGACCATCAGTATGGCGGGTGCATCGATCACGATTACCGTGCTGACGCTGGCGGCGGTGCATACGCTGGGTATCAGTATTGATGTGCCGACGGCGATTCTGCTGAGTCTGGTGGCGTCACTGTGTGCCTGTGGTGCATCGGGCGTGGCTGGTGGTTCGCTGTTGCTGATTCCGGTGGCCTGCAATATGTTCGGCATTCCTAACGATCTGGCGATGCAGGTCGTCGCGGTCGGCTTTATTATCGGTGTACTGCAGGATTCGGCGGAAACCGCACTGAACTCCTCAACGGATATTCTGTTTACCGCCGCCGTCTGTCAGGCAGAAGCGGAGCGCGAAACCAGTCGGGCATAA
- a CDS encoding TerC family protein, whose amino-acid sequence MQTVGTPLLWGSFAVVVLIMLAIDLLLQGRRGAQTMSFKQAAVWSLIWISVSLLFSAAFWWYLEGSAGREVANTQTLAFLTGYVLEKALAVDNVFVWLMLFSYFSIPANLQRRVLIYGVLGAIVLRTIMIFAGSWLVTQFSWILYVFGAFLLFTGVKMALAKEDDGAVGDKPVVRWLRKHLRMTDDLDGEKFFTRKNGVLFATPLLLVLIMVELSDVIFAVDSIPAIFAVTTDPFIVLTSNLFAILGLRAMYFLLANVAERFSMLKYGLAIVLVFIGFKMLIVDLYHIPVGISLGVVGAILASTLLINAWVNRKKDQKKIAP is encoded by the coding sequence ATGCAAACTGTGGGTACGCCTTTACTGTGGGGCAGCTTTGCGGTTGTGGTGCTGATCATGCTGGCTATCGACCTGCTGTTGCAGGGACGCCGCGGCGCGCAGACCATGTCTTTCAAACAGGCGGCTGTCTGGTCGCTGATCTGGATTTCCGTCTCATTGCTGTTCAGCGCCGCCTTCTGGTGGTATCTGGAGGGTAGCGCGGGACGTGAAGTCGCTAATACGCAGACGCTCGCCTTCCTGACCGGTTATGTGCTGGAAAAAGCGCTGGCGGTGGATAACGTCTTCGTCTGGCTGATGCTGTTCAGCTACTTCTCTATTCCGGCCAATTTGCAGCGCCGTGTGCTGATCTACGGGGTATTAGGCGCTATCGTGCTGCGTACCATCATGATCTTCGCGGGTAGCTGGCTGGTCACGCAGTTCAGCTGGATCCTCTATGTGTTCGGTGCCTTCCTGCTGTTTACCGGCGTGAAGATGGCGCTGGCGAAAGAGGATGACGGTGCGGTAGGCGACAAACCGGTGGTGCGCTGGTTGCGTAAGCATTTACGCATGACCGACGATCTCGATGGCGAGAAGTTCTTTACCCGCAAAAACGGCGTGCTGTTTGCCACCCCGCTGCTGCTGGTGCTGATCATGGTGGAACTCAGCGACGTGATCTTTGCCGTCGACAGTATCCCGGCGATCTTCGCCGTGACCACCGACCCGTTCATCGTGCTGACCTCAAACCTGTTCGCCATCCTGGGTTTGCGCGCCATGTACTTCCTGCTGGCGAACGTGGCGGAACGTTTCTCGATGCTGAAGTATGGCCTGGCGATTGTGCTGGTGTTCATCGGCTTTAAGATGCTGATTGTTGACCTTTACCATATCCCGGTCGGTATCTCACTGGGCGTGGTGGGCGCGATTCTGGCATCAACGCTGCTGATAAATGCCTGGGTTAACCGTAAAAAAGACCAGAAAAAGATCGCACCATAA
- a CDS encoding Gfo/Idh/MocA family oxidoreductase, translating to MIRFAIVGTNWITRQFIDAAHETGAMKLCAVYSRSQEQADTFIADYPCKQTFTSLEALAASPEIDAVYLASPNALHCQQALLFMSHGKHVICEKPLASNLAEVEQMIACAREHQVVLFEAFKTASLPNFLRLKQALPDVGKLRKALLCYCQYSSRYPRYLNGENPNTFDPRWSNGSVMDIGYYCLASAVALWGEPDRVQATATLLETGVDAHGVVVLSYGDFDVTILHSKVSDSSLPSEIQGEAGALVIEKLSECQQLTFIPRGAEKQALSEPQHINTMLYEAAAFAQLVEQRQADHPGLEVSRITAALLTEIRRQTGVIFPADKTAV from the coding sequence GTGATTCGTTTTGCCATTGTGGGAACAAACTGGATTACACGCCAGTTTATTGATGCCGCTCATGAAACCGGAGCGATGAAGCTCTGTGCGGTTTATTCACGCAGTCAGGAGCAGGCCGACACCTTTATTGCCGATTATCCCTGCAAACAGACTTTTACCTCACTGGAAGCGCTGGCCGCCAGCCCGGAGATCGATGCGGTCTATCTTGCCAGCCCCAACGCCCTGCACTGCCAGCAGGCGCTGCTGTTTATGTCGCACGGCAAGCATGTGATTTGCGAAAAACCGCTGGCCTCGAATCTGGCGGAAGTGGAGCAGATGATCGCCTGCGCCCGTGAGCATCAGGTGGTGCTGTTTGAGGCGTTTAAAACCGCCAGCCTGCCGAACTTCCTGCGGCTGAAACAGGCGCTGCCTGACGTGGGCAAACTGCGGAAAGCGCTGCTGTGTTACTGCCAGTACTCCTCACGCTATCCGCGCTATCTCAACGGCGAGAACCCGAATACCTTTGATCCGCGCTGGTCGAATGGCTCCGTGATGGATATCGGATATTACTGCCTGGCCTCGGCGGTGGCGTTGTGGGGTGAGCCAGACCGTGTTCAGGCTACCGCGACGCTGCTTGAAACCGGCGTGGACGCGCATGGCGTCGTCGTGCTGAGCTACGGCGATTTCGACGTGACCATTCTGCATTCGAAGGTGAGTGATTCCAGCCTGCCCAGCGAGATTCAGGGTGAAGCGGGTGCGCTGGTGATTGAAAAGCTTTCGGAGTGCCAGCAGCTGACCTTTATCCCCCGAGGTGCTGAAAAGCAGGCGCTGAGTGAGCCGCAGCATATCAACACCATGCTGTATGAAGCGGCCGCGTTTGCGCAGTTGGTTGAGCAGCGTCAGGCAGACCATCCCGGACTGGAGGTTTCTCGCATTACGGCCGCCCTGCTGACCGAAATCCGCCGCCAGACCGGCGTGATCTTCCCGGCCGATAAGACTGCTGTGTAA
- a CDS encoding chloride channel protein — protein MKASKHALNWTTLLIAIPVGCAASLVTLAFRGVIELINHLLFARSGEITESLHLWPWIFWPLLVGAGGVLAGFFLRYAVAIEQQQTVKTDYLEVINARLDAVPTKTSLFRALSSIASIGSGASIGKEGPMVQLSALCGSAIGRLLPASLNLKNSDVVAMAAAAGLASVYHAPLASAIFVAEIAFGISALQRLIPLIIASATAVMTMWTLGFRSALYPLADANFGMDLSSLLMTVVIGLCAGLAGWILIKCIARSKVLFSRVASLPVRLGAGGFAVGLLALISTDILGNGYEVIVKVMAGDYLLPGLLLLLVLKTLATSLSVGSNAVGGLFTPSLLIGALLGVIIATVGAALHLPLGNVLLYAAIGMAAVLAAVSQAPLMAMLMVLEMTLNSSLLFPLMIATVLASMVVYRLQSASTYPVVSHHFSRSEAKYDFDNMRIAELIIPGAALQPEESVGQALAVSSLKRERYVYVINAAGAFLGVVSIHEISRRVLAQEITLNSPVQCVMDQDFPVVFENQSMREGWEAFAAVTLERLPVLNNPQERRFLGALTKTSLIQKAQEFL, from the coding sequence GTGAAAGCAAGTAAGCACGCATTAAACTGGACCACTCTACTTATTGCCATTCCGGTCGGGTGTGCGGCATCGCTGGTGACGCTGGCCTTTCGCGGCGTGATTGAACTGATCAACCATCTGCTGTTTGCCCGCAGTGGCGAAATAACCGAATCCCTGCATCTCTGGCCGTGGATCTTCTGGCCGCTGCTGGTGGGCGCGGGCGGCGTGCTGGCGGGCTTTTTCCTGCGTTATGCGGTCGCCATTGAGCAGCAGCAGACGGTGAAAACCGATTACCTTGAAGTGATTAACGCCCGGCTCGATGCGGTGCCGACCAAAACCTCGCTGTTCCGCGCCTTATCGTCGATTGCCAGTATCGGCAGCGGCGCGTCGATAGGTAAAGAGGGGCCGATGGTGCAGCTCTCGGCACTGTGTGGCAGCGCAATTGGCCGCCTGTTACCGGCGTCTCTTAACCTGAAAAACAGTGATGTGGTGGCGATGGCGGCCGCAGCGGGCCTCGCATCGGTTTACCATGCGCCGCTGGCCTCGGCGATTTTCGTGGCGGAGATCGCCTTCGGCATTTCCGCGCTGCAGCGGTTGATTCCCCTGATTATTGCCTCGGCGACGGCGGTGATGACCATGTGGACGCTGGGCTTCCGCAGCGCGCTCTATCCGCTGGCGGACGCGAACTTCGGGATGGATCTCAGCAGCCTGCTGATGACGGTCGTCATTGGTTTGTGCGCCGGTCTGGCGGGCTGGATTCTGATTAAATGCATTGCCCGCAGCAAGGTGCTGTTCAGCCGGGTCGCCTCGCTGCCCGTGCGCCTGGGCGCGGGCGGATTCGCCGTAGGTTTACTGGCGCTGATCTCCACCGATATCCTCGGCAACGGTTACGAAGTCATCGTCAAAGTGATGGCGGGCGACTATCTGCTGCCGGGCCTGTTGCTGCTGCTGGTGCTGAAAACCCTCGCCACCAGCCTGTCGGTGGGGTCGAACGCCGTCGGCGGACTCTTTACGCCTTCGCTGCTGATTGGCGCGCTGCTTGGCGTCATTATTGCGACGGTGGGGGCGGCGCTGCATCTGCCGCTCGGCAACGTGCTGCTCTATGCCGCCATTGGCATGGCGGCGGTGCTGGCAGCGGTCAGTCAGGCGCCGTTGATGGCGATGCTGATGGTGCTGGAGATGACGCTCAACAGCAGCCTGCTGTTTCCGCTGATGATTGCCACCGTGCTGGCGTCGATGGTGGTCTATCGCCTGCAATCCGCCAGTACCTATCCGGTCGTGAGTCATCACTTCAGCCGTTCAGAAGCGAAATATGATTTCGATAATATGCGCATTGCCGAGCTGATCATTCCCGGTGCGGCGTTGCAGCCGGAGGAGTCGGTGGGGCAGGCGCTGGCCGTCAGTTCGCTGAAGCGTGAACGCTACGTCTATGTGATCAATGCCGCGGGCGCTTTCCTCGGGGTGGTCTCGATCCACGAGATTTCGCGCCGGGTGCTGGCGCAGGAGATCACCCTCAACTCCCCGGTGCAATGCGTGATGGATCAGGATTTCCCGGTCGTGTTTGAGAATCAGAGTATGCGTGAGGGATGGGAGGCGTTTGCGGCAGTCACGCTGGAGCGGCTGCCGGTGCTGAATAATCCGCAGGAACGACGCTTTCTCGGCGCGCTGACTAAAACCAGTCTGATTCAGAAAGCGCAGGAGTTTCTTTAA